The DNA window CGGCGCCAGCGTCTTCCTGCCCTGCGACGTGGCGGTTTCGCTGGACGGCATTTACGCCACCATCGCGCCCCAGACCGCCGCGATGATGACCGATCACGTGCTGGTCGCCGCCGATATCCCGGTCGGCGTGTGCCGCAGGCTGCGGAACGGCCATGCCGAGGCGGAAATCTGTCCGGCAAGCTGGGATGCGGGGCATCTGACCGTCATTGACCCCGGCGCTGCGGCACAGGTGGCGTGACGATTGGGCCGCCGGCGTCAGGCCAGCGCCTGACGCCATTTTTTCGTGGTGCGATGGCGCAGGAAAAAACGCACCATCTCGCGCGAGGCATCGGGACCGGCCGGATCGGTATAGCTGCCGGCTGAATGCCCGCCGGACCAGGCATGTCCCGATCCGTGGACGACCCATTGTTCGACATAGGGACGCCCCCGTCCCACGCGGTGCACGATCCGCGTGAACTCGCGCCCTCCTGGGATGCGGCCGGTCTTTTCCGCCCGGTCCAGACGGGCATAGGGTTCAAGCGCCCGCAGCGCCACGAAACGACCGTTGCGCGGGCTGACGGTTCTGTCGGAATCGCCGTGAAAGACGATGGTCGGCAGCTGAATCCTGTGCGGCAGGCCGGGATTGCCGCTTTGCATCGCAATGGGGGCGGATGCGGCATCGTAAGCCGCGCCCACCGCCAGACCGGAATGCACGCCGGCGGCGGCGAATATGTCGGGATATGACGTGGCAAGGACCAGCGCCGCCGAGGCGCCCGCCGACAGACCGGCCACATAGACCCGGGCCGGATCGACATTGTGGTCCGCGATGATGCGGCGCGTCAGACCTGCCAATAAGGCAGGCTCGCCCGCGTCGCGCGCCTGATCGCCGCGCCGATACCAGTTCCAGCACCCGTAATGATGCGATGCGCGGGCCTGGGACGGATACAGAACCAGAAACCCGAACTCTTCCGCCAGCGTGTTCATGCCGGTGCCGCGCGCAAAATCCAGCGAGGATTGCCCGCACCCGTGAAGCATCACGATCAGCGGCAGCGGGTCCGGCGCTGTTCTGGCGACGGCAGGCACATAAAGCCTGTAGGAGCGCGCGCCGAATTCGCTGTCAAAGGTGCCGCTTGTGAACGCCGATCCGCGCGGCCGCGTCGATCGGGATCGCGACGTGGCGGGAACGGCCGGCTTGCGATCTGCGCGTGGCGTGCTGTCCTTTGGCGTCTTCTTGCGCGGCCGGGCAGGGGCCTTCGCGGCCGCCTTGGCCGCAGCGGGCTTTGGGGCCGCCTTGGCGGATTTCGGCTTTCTTGTCTTCTTTGCAGGCTTGGCTGGCGTCAGCACGGCGCCCCAGGCATTGGTCACCGCCGAGATCGTTGCACGCCGAAGCTTTCGGGTCGCCTTCGCGCGGGTGCGCCTGAACGGGGCAAGCATCGGACCTCAAATCTGATAAAGAAACAGCAGGATATTCCGCCCGCAACCGGACCCGCCAAACGCGGAGGATGCGAACCGCTTTCATGTAAGCCTCGCCGGCGGACATGCAAGCCATCCCGGCATCCAGACCCTTGGCTGTCGTGGGTTTACGCCCCGTCAAACCCGTGTGCGCCGAAAGCCCGCCACAACAGCCCCCGCGCGCAGCCTGCCGCCGCGCGGTGCCGCAAACCGAAGCGTCGCAACCCAAGGGCGATGACGGCCTCGATTGACGCCGCGTCGTTTTCTCGACAGGCTGCAACCCAAGGGCCACGAAAAAGATCGGAAATCGCGATGTTCAATCAACCCATGTCCGGAAACGACATGCCGCGCTTTGCAGGGCCCGGCACGATGATGCGTCTGCCCGCCGCCAGCGATGCCAAGGGGCTGGACGCCTGTTTCGTGGGTATCCCGATGGATATCGGCACGTCGCACCGGTCGGGGACACGGTTCGGGCCGCGTCAGATCCGGGCGGAATCGACGATGCTGCGGCCCTACAACATGTGGACCAAGATCTCGCCCTTCGACCGGATGCAGGTGGCCGATATCGGCGACATCGCCACCAATCCCTTCGATCTGCTGGACAGCATCGCCATCATCGAACGCGCCTATGACGATATCCTGTCGCATGGCGCCATCCCCCTGGGGCTGGGCGGCGATCATACGCTGGCCCTGCCGGTCCTGCGGGCGATGGCGAAGAAGCACGGGCCGGTCGGCCTGATCCATGTGGATGCGCATGCCGATGTAAACCCGCAGATGTTCGGCCGGGACATCGCGCATGGCACACCCTTCCGCCGCGCCGTCGAAGAGGGGTTGCTGGATTGCAAGCGCGTGGTGCAGATCGGCCTGCGCGGCACCGGCTATGACGACAGCGATTTCGACTGGCCGCGCGAGCAGGGGTTCCGCGTGGTTCAGGCCGAGGAATGCTGGCACAAATCGCTCAGCCCGCTGATGGCCGAGGTGCGCGAACAGATGGGCGACGGCCCGGTGTATCTCAGCTATGACATCGACAGTCTCGATCCGGGCATCGCGCCGGGCACCGGCACGCTGGAGGTCGGCGGATTGACGACCCATCAGGCGCTTGAGATCATTCGCGGCGCCGCCGGCCTGAATCTGGTCGGCGGGGATCTGGTCGAGGTCTCGCCCCCCTACGATCAGGCCGGCACGACAGCGCTGATCGCGGCGAACCTGCTGTACGAGATGCTGTGCGTGCTGCCCCAGGCACAGGGAAAGGCCGCGCAAGACAAGGAAGCACATCGCAAGGGTGACGTTTCATGAGCGGGGCCGGGCGCGGCAACCCGGCCGCCGATCCGGCGGATCGCTCGACCGGCAACTGGCTGAAATTCGTCATCCCCTCGGCGCTTGGCGCGGCGCTGTTCCTGCTGCCGGTGCCGGGGGCCGAGACATGGACGATCCCCTTCGGGGTGATGATCGACTGGCTGAACGCGAATTTCGCCGCCCTGCTGCGATGGACGCTGGTCGCCGTGACCGTGACGTCGGGCCTGCTGACGCTGTGGTACAGCTATGGCCCCGGCACGCCCAGGACGCCGCTGATGATCCAGTATTTCCGCACCGGGCCGGTCTGGGTGCTGCTGCGCTGTCTGGGGGCGGTGTTCACGGTGCTGTACACGACCGGGGCGGGGCCGGAATGGATCACCTCGGGCGCGACCGGCGGGACGGTCGTCGGATCGCTGATGGTCAATCTTCTGGCGCTGTTTGCGCTGGCGTCGTTCGGTCTGCCGCTGCTGTCGGATTACGGGTTCATGGAATTCGTGGGCGCGCTGCTGTCGCGGGCGTTCCGGGTCCTGTTCCAGTTGCCTGGGCGTTCGGCCATTGACGGTCTGGCCTCGTGGCTGGGGGCGGCGCCGTTGGGGGTGATGCTGACGGTCCAGCAATACGACAAGGGCGTCTATACCACGCGCGAGGCGGCGACGGTCGCCACCACCTTCTCCATCGTCTCGATCCCGTTCTGCTATGTCATCGCCAGCCTGGTGGGACTGGCGGATGTGTTCTTCGCCTTCTACGGCTGCGTCTTCGCCATCGGGTTCGTCTGCGCGCTGATCCTGCCGCGGATTCCGCCGCTGACCTGGCTGCCCACCGACTACAAGCCCGGCACCTCGAACCACGTCGATGACACCGTGCACGAGGGCGAATCGCTTGTGCAGGCCGGAACGCGCCTCGGGCTTGCCCGCGCCCGCACCGCGCCGAACTTTCCCGATTTCATCAAAAGCGGGTTCGAGAACCTGGTCTTCATGTGGTTCTCTCTGGTGCCCGCGACGGTCGCCATCGCGATGATGGCGCTGGTGACGGTGGAATACACGCCCGTGTTCCAGTGGCTGTCCATGCCGTTCGTGCCGATCCTTGAATGGGCCGGCGTGGACGAGGCAAGGGCAGCGGCGCCATCGCTGGTCGTCGGGTTCGCGGACATGTATCTGCCCGCCCTGATCGGCAAAAGCATCGAAAGCCAGGAAACCCGCTTTCTGGTGGCGATCCTGTCCGTCTCGCAGCTGATCTACATGTCCGAGGTCGGGGCGATCCTGCTGCGCGCCAATCTGGGGCTGAATATCGGCCATCTGGCGATGATCTTTGTCATCCGCACCATCATCGCGACGCCTCTGGCGATCATTCTGGCCAAATACGTCGTGTTTTGAGGAAGAACAGCATGTCCAGCGAAACCGTGCTTGTGCCGATCGATGTCAGTGTCGATCACGACCGCAGCCGCATGTTCGACGAGGTCGCCGGAAGTGCCGCAAGGGGCGCACGGGTCGTGCTGATGACGGTGGTGCCCGAGGTCTATCTGCCCACCACCACCGACGCCAAGGGCATGATCAGGGCGATGATGGACCATGCCGCCACGCGGCTGGCCGATGTGGCGGCCAGCGCGCCGTTCGACGTGGACCAGCAGATCGTCAGATACGGTCCCGTCGCGCCCGGCATCATCGACGTCGCCGCCGAGATTGACGCGACCCTGATCGTCATCAACGCGCGTTCGCGGGAAAAAGCCGCCTATCTTCTGGGGTCGGTGGCGTCGCGGGTGGCCAACCACGCCCGCTGTTCCGTTCATGTAGTAAGGGCCTGACATATGCCGACATTGGGTGAAGTGCTGCCGCGTCTGCTGCAGGATATGGGGATCGACACGGTGTTCGGCATCCCCGGCGTCCACACCGTCGAACTTTATCGCGGATTGCCCGCCACGAATCTGCGCCACATCACGCCGCGCCACGAACAGGGGGCGGGGTTCATGGCCGACGGCTATGCCCGCGTCACCGGGCGGCCGGCTGCCTGTTTCATCATCTCGGGCCCCGGCATGACCAATATCGCCACCGCGATGGGGCAAGCCTATGCCGACAGCATCCCGATGCTGGTGATCTCGTCCGTCCTCAACCGCGACGAGATCGGGCGCGGCGAAGGCCGGCTGCACGAACTGAAAGACCAGTCCGCCACCGCCGAGGGTGTCGCCGCCTGGAGCCATACGGTCATGTCGCCCGCCGATCTGCCCGCGGTGCTGGATCGCGCCGCGGCCACCTTCAACAGCGCGCGGCCCCGGCCCGTGCATATCGAACTGCCCCTTGACGTGATCGTGGCCGAGGCCGGCGATCTGGCGCTGGCGCCATCCGTTCCGCGCCGTCCCGCGCCGGACGCCGCAGCCATCGCGCAGGCGGCCGACATGCTGCGCGGCGCTGAACGCCCGCTGATGATCGTGGGCGGCGGCGCCTCGGGCGCGGCCGAGGCGGTGTCGCGGCTGGTTGCGGCCTTGGGTGCGCCGGTGGTGCCCACGATCAACGCCAAGGGCATCCTGCCGCCGGATCATCCGCTGCTGGTGGGCAGCCTGCTGCCGCAGCGCACGATCCTGGACGAACTGGCCGCAGCCGATGTGGTGCTGGCCATCGGGACCGAGCTGGGCGAGACGGATACGCTGCTGATGGGCGGCTATCCGCAGATCGGCGGCGCGCTGATCCGCATCGACATCGAGGCCGAACAACTGACCCGCAACGCCGCCGCGACGCTTGGCATCGTGTCGGACGCCGGCGCTGCGGCCACGGCGCTGGCGGATGCGTTGCAGGGGCCGGCCCGTCAGGATGGCGCCAGCCGCACCAGCACGCTGCGCGAAGCCGGGCTGAAGGACATCGATCCGGCCTATGCCGCCCATGGCCGCATCCTGACTCGCCTGTCGAACGAGTTTCCGGGCCTGATCGTCGCGGGCGATTCCACCCAGCCCGTCTATGGCGCCAACCTGACCTATGACGCGCCGCAGCCGCGATCCTATTTCAATTCCTCCACCGGTTTTGGCACATTGGGCTACGGGCTGCCCGCCGCCTCGGGCGCCAGGCTGGCCTGTCCGGATCGTCCGGTCGTGTCGCTGATCGGGGACGGGGCGTTCCAGTTCACCCTGCCCGAACTGGCCACGGCAATCGAGCTTGCTCTGCCCCTGCCGATCCTGCTGTGGAACAATCGCGGTTACGGCGAGATCAAGACCTATATGGCCGAACGCCAGATTCCGCAGATCGGGGTCGACATCTACACCCCGGATTTCCAGACCATCGCCAAGGGGTTCGGCGCAAAGGCCATCCACGTCCACAGTCTGGACGCCTTGGTGGACGCGCTTGCGACCGCCTTTGCGGCGGACGGCCCGACCGTCATCGAACTGGACGACAAGGAGGCCCGGACATGGTGAAGCCCCCCGAACATCTGGTCCGCCGCGACCGTCCGCTGTTCATCGACGGCGCGTGGCATGCGGGTGAAGGCGACGACACCATCGAGGTCGTCGATCCGTGCCGGGGCGACAGCTTTGCCACACTCGGCACCGCGTCGGCCGCGCAGATCGAAACCGCCGCCAAGGCCGCCGACCGCGCCTTTCACGACTGGCGGCACAGCAGCGGGAAACGGCGGGCCGAATTGCTGAGCGGGATCGCCGATGGCCTCGCCGCGCGGCGGGAAGGGCTGATATCGCTGCAAATGCTCAATAACGGCAAGCCGCGGCCCGAGGCAGAGATTGACCTGTCGGATGCCGAGGCGTGTTTCCGATACTATGCCGACCTGGCCCGCGACCTGGACGAGGTGCCAGCGCCCGAAAGGATGAGCGATCCCGACTGGCTGGGCCTGCGCCGGTCCGCGCCCATCGGGCCGGTGGGCATGATCGTGCCGTGGAATTTCCCCTTGGTGACAAGTGCCTGGAAACTGGCACCGGCACTGGCTGCCGGGTGCACTGCGGTGCTGAAAGTATCCGAAATGACGCCGCTGGCCGAACTGGTCTATGGCGATATCGCGTCCGAGATCGGCCTGCCGCCCGGCGTGCTGAACATCGTCACCGGGTTTGCGGGGGCGGGGCAGGCGATCACATCCGATCCGCATTTCCGCAAATTCTCGTTCACCGGATCGAACGCGGTCGGCGCGATGGTGATGGCGGCGGCGGCAAAGCGCACCGTTCCCGTCTCGCTTGAACTTGGCGGAAAATCCCCCATCGTCGTCACGTCGGACGCCGATCTGGATCAGGCGGTCGAACTGATCGCGGGCGGGATCTTTTTCAACTGCGGACAGATGTGTTCGGCGACCTCGCGGCTGATCGTCGAGAACGGGATCGCCGACCGCCTGCTTGACGCCCTGGTTGCGGCGGCGGAATCGCTGAAGATCGGCGCGCCGGACAGCGCCGAGATGGGACCGATCACCACCCGCCCGCAATACGACCAGATCGAGCGGCATCTGGCGCGCGCCAGATCGCAGGATGTGCGCTGCCTGACCGGCGGCGCGTTGATTGAGGACCTTCCGGGATATTTCGTGCAACCGACGATCTACGACGATGTGGACCGCGACAGCTTTCTGTGGCGGGACGAGTTGTTCGGGCCGATCCTGTCGGTCCGCCGCTTCACCGGCGACGATCAGGCGGTCGAGTTGGCCAACGATACCGCGTTCGGCCTTGTCGGCACCGTCGTCAGCGGCGATCCGGATCGCGCCGCCCGCCTGGGCGACAGGATCGACGCCGGACATGTCTGGATCAACGCCCCTCAGATCATCCTGCCCGACAGCCTGTGGGGCGGCTTCAGGGCCAGCGGGATCGGACGCGAACTGGGCCGCGCGGGTCTGGAGTCGTATCGCGAACAGAAGATCCTGACGCTGCCTGCGGAGTAGGCCGGTTCTCGCCATGATCCGGCTGGCTTGACGTCATGCCCCGCCCGACCTACCTGCCGAAGGTCGGGCAGGGGCGCATACGCGCATCCTGCAAGACTGGGTCCGCGACGCCTGAGACCCCATATGCACAGCCGGTGCCGCAGACGGACCGCGCGCCCGTCCGCAAGGAGATCAGACGATGAACCAGACGCCGGCTGACGAACCCAGGCCGCTGACATTCGAAAGCGACAAGGGGTCGACCAGATCGCGATGGGTGGCGGGCGGCCTTGCGCTGGCCATCGCCGGCTGGATGGGCAGCGGCTATGTTCTGCCCTCCGACGATGCCACGCAGCAGCCCGTCCGATCCGCCGCGCGCAAGCCCGTCACCGTCGCCGTGCGCCATTCCGTGGCCGAGCAGGTCGAACAGGTCTTCGTGGCGGAAGGGCAGGCGTTGCCGGACCGCGATACGCCGATCCGGGCCGAGACATCGGGCAAGATCGCCGAGGTGCTGGTCGCCAAGGGCGACGATCTGGACGCCGGGCAGGTGATCGCGCGGTTCGACACCTCGGCCCGCCAGTCCGATCTGGCCCGCGCCACGGAAGAGCTGAACCGCGCGCAGCGCGAATTCGACAATGCCAGCGCACTGGTCGAGCGTGGCGTGGCGACGGTGGACCGGCTGGCGCAGGCGCGCGCAAGCCTGGCCGCGGCCGAGGCCGGCGTGACCGCGGCCCAGGAGGCGCTGCGCGACACCGAAATCCGCGCGCCTTTCGCAGGGCGGCTTGAAGCGCTGGACATCGACGCCGGCGAATTCGTGTCGTTGGGCGCCGATGTCGGTCGGATCGTGGACAACACGCCGCTGACGATCCGCATCCAGATCCCGCAGCAGGCGCTGCGCGACATCAAGGTCGGCCAGACCGCCGAGGTGGATTTCATCACCGGCGAGACCGGGACCGGCAAGGTCCAGTTCGTCGGCACCAGTGCCGATGCCGAAACCCGCACCTTTCTGGCCGAGATCGAGGTTCCGAACGCCGATCGCAGCATCCCGGCCGGGATCAGCGCGCAGCTGCGCATCCCGACGGGCACGCAGACCGCGCATTTCGTCTCGCCCGCGATCCTGTCGCTGGACACGGATGGCACGTTGGGGATCAAGACGGTGAACGGCGACAATGTGGTGGAATTCCACAAGATCGCGATTGTCCGCGCCCAGACCGACGGGATCTGGGTGTCGGGCCTGCCCGATGAGGCGCAGATCATCTCGATCGGTCAGGGCTTCGTCAACGATGGCGAAACGGTCGATCCGCAGCCAGAGGGGGATGGCGACGACGGCCTGTCCTCGCCCCAGCCCCCGGTTCCCGGCGCGCCCGAGGCCACGGCACCCGCGCAGCCGGGCGGACAGATCATCGCGACCACGCCGGACGGGGACATGCCCCTGGAAGGGCCCGCCGATGACGGCGGGCGGAAGGCGATCCGATGAACGGCCTGATCGACGCCGCCTTCAGCCGCAGCCGCGTCGTGGTCATGACCCTGGTGATGATCATGGTCGTGGGCGCCTATGCCTATGTGACGATCCCCAAGGAAAGCGCACCCGAGATCCCGATCCCGATCTTCTATGTCTCGACCACGCTGGACGGCATCTCTCCCGCCGATTCCGAACGTCTGCTGGTCGAACCGCTGGAGACCGAGCTGAGCGCGATCGAGGGGCTGAAGGAGATGACCGGCCATGCCGGCGAAGGCTATGCCAGCGTCCAGCTTGAGTTCGAGCCGGGTTTCGATTCCGAAGCCGCGCTGGACAAGGTCAGGGAGGGCGTGGACCGCGCGACCCCCGAACTGCCCGAAGACGCCACCGATCCGGTCGTGACCGAGATCAACACCGCGCTTTTCCCGATCCTGACGGTCATCCTGTCCGGCCCCGTCCCCGAGCGCACGCTGAACACCCTGACCGAAGAATTGTCCGACCGGATCGAGGGCCTGACCGGCGTGCTGGAGGTCGATGTCGGCGGCGCGCGCGACGAACTGCTTGAGGTGCTGATCGACCCCACCGTGTTCGAGACCTACAATATCAGCTTCGAAGAGCTGATCGGCCAGATCAACCGCAACAACCGGCTGATCGCGGCCGGCGCGATCGAGAACGGCGCGGGCCGCATCGTGCTGAAAGTGCCGGGGCTGATCGAGGATATCGGCGATGTCATGGCCCTGCCGGTGAAGGTGCGCGGCGACACGGTCGTGACCTTCGGCGACGTCGCCACCATCCGCCGCACCTTCGAGGACCCCACCGGGTTCGCGCGCATCGACGGCCAGCCCGCGCTGGCGCTGGAGGTCAAGAAGCGGTCCGGTTCCAACATCATCGAGACCGTGG is part of the Paracoccus stylophorae genome and encodes:
- a CDS encoding alpha/beta hydrolase family esterase, yielding MPAVARTAPDPLPLIVMLHGCGQSSLDFARGTGMNTLAEEFGFLVLYPSQARASHHYGCWNWYRRGDQARDAGEPALLAGLTRRIIADHNVDPARVYVAGLSAGASAALVLATSYPDIFAAAGVHSGLAVGAAYDAASAPIAMQSGNPGLPHRIQLPTIVFHGDSDRTVSPRNGRFVALRALEPYARLDRAEKTGRIPGGREFTRIVHRVGRGRPYVEQWVVHGSGHAWSGGHSAGSYTDPAGPDASREMVRFFLRHRTTKKWRQALA
- the speB gene encoding agmatinase; the encoded protein is MAMFNQPMSGNDMPRFAGPGTMMRLPAASDAKGLDACFVGIPMDIGTSHRSGTRFGPRQIRAESTMLRPYNMWTKISPFDRMQVADIGDIATNPFDLLDSIAIIERAYDDILSHGAIPLGLGGDHTLALPVLRAMAKKHGPVGLIHVDAHADVNPQMFGRDIAHGTPFRRAVEEGLLDCKRVVQIGLRGTGYDDSDFDWPREQGFRVVQAEECWHKSLSPLMAEVREQMGDGPVYLSYDIDSLDPGIAPGTGTLEVGGLTTHQALEIIRGAAGLNLVGGDLVEVSPPYDQAGTTALIAANLLYEMLCVLPQAQGKAAQDKEAHRKGDVS
- a CDS encoding YjiH family protein, whose translation is MSGAGRGNPAADPADRSTGNWLKFVIPSALGAALFLLPVPGAETWTIPFGVMIDWLNANFAALLRWTLVAVTVTSGLLTLWYSYGPGTPRTPLMIQYFRTGPVWVLLRCLGAVFTVLYTTGAGPEWITSGATGGTVVGSLMVNLLALFALASFGLPLLSDYGFMEFVGALLSRAFRVLFQLPGRSAIDGLASWLGAAPLGVMLTVQQYDKGVYTTREAATVATTFSIVSIPFCYVIASLVGLADVFFAFYGCVFAIGFVCALILPRIPPLTWLPTDYKPGTSNHVDDTVHEGESLVQAGTRLGLARARTAPNFPDFIKSGFENLVFMWFSLVPATVAIAMMALVTVEYTPVFQWLSMPFVPILEWAGVDEARAAAPSLVVGFADMYLPALIGKSIESQETRFLVAILSVSQLIYMSEVGAILLRANLGLNIGHLAMIFVIRTIIATPLAIILAKYVVF
- a CDS encoding universal stress protein: MSSETVLVPIDVSVDHDRSRMFDEVAGSAARGARVVLMTVVPEVYLPTTTDAKGMIRAMMDHAATRLADVAASAPFDVDQQIVRYGPVAPGIIDVAAEIDATLIVINARSREKAAYLLGSVASRVANHARCSVHVVRA
- a CDS encoding 5-guanidino-2-oxopentanoate decarboxylase; the protein is MPTLGEVLPRLLQDMGIDTVFGIPGVHTVELYRGLPATNLRHITPRHEQGAGFMADGYARVTGRPAACFIISGPGMTNIATAMGQAYADSIPMLVISSVLNRDEIGRGEGRLHELKDQSATAEGVAAWSHTVMSPADLPAVLDRAAATFNSARPRPVHIELPLDVIVAEAGDLALAPSVPRRPAPDAAAIAQAADMLRGAERPLMIVGGGASGAAEAVSRLVAALGAPVVPTINAKGILPPDHPLLVGSLLPQRTILDELAAADVVLAIGTELGETDTLLMGGYPQIGGALIRIDIEAEQLTRNAAATLGIVSDAGAAATALADALQGPARQDGASRTSTLREAGLKDIDPAYAAHGRILTRLSNEFPGLIVAGDSTQPVYGANLTYDAPQPRSYFNSSTGFGTLGYGLPAASGARLACPDRPVVSLIGDGAFQFTLPELATAIELALPLPILLWNNRGYGEIKTYMAERQIPQIGVDIYTPDFQTIAKGFGAKAIHVHSLDALVDALATAFAADGPTVIELDDKEARTW
- a CDS encoding aldehyde dehydrogenase family protein, coding for MVKPPEHLVRRDRPLFIDGAWHAGEGDDTIEVVDPCRGDSFATLGTASAAQIETAAKAADRAFHDWRHSSGKRRAELLSGIADGLAARREGLISLQMLNNGKPRPEAEIDLSDAEACFRYYADLARDLDEVPAPERMSDPDWLGLRRSAPIGPVGMIVPWNFPLVTSAWKLAPALAAGCTAVLKVSEMTPLAELVYGDIASEIGLPPGVLNIVTGFAGAGQAITSDPHFRKFSFTGSNAVGAMVMAAAAKRTVPVSLELGGKSPIVVTSDADLDQAVELIAGGIFFNCGQMCSATSRLIVENGIADRLLDALVAAAESLKIGAPDSAEMGPITTRPQYDQIERHLARARSQDVRCLTGGALIEDLPGYFVQPTIYDDVDRDSFLWRDELFGPILSVRRFTGDDQAVELANDTAFGLVGTVVSGDPDRAARLGDRIDAGHVWINAPQIILPDSLWGGFRASGIGRELGRAGLESYREQKILTLPAE
- a CDS encoding efflux RND transporter periplasmic adaptor subunit produces the protein MNQTPADEPRPLTFESDKGSTRSRWVAGGLALAIAGWMGSGYVLPSDDATQQPVRSAARKPVTVAVRHSVAEQVEQVFVAEGQALPDRDTPIRAETSGKIAEVLVAKGDDLDAGQVIARFDTSARQSDLARATEELNRAQREFDNASALVERGVATVDRLAQARASLAAAEAGVTAAQEALRDTEIRAPFAGRLEALDIDAGEFVSLGADVGRIVDNTPLTIRIQIPQQALRDIKVGQTAEVDFITGETGTGKVQFVGTSADAETRTFLAEIEVPNADRSIPAGISAQLRIPTGTQTAHFVSPAILSLDTDGTLGIKTVNGDNVVEFHKIAIVRAQTDGIWVSGLPDEAQIISIGQGFVNDGETVDPQPEGDGDDGLSSPQPPVPGAPEATAPAQPGGQIIATTPDGDMPLEGPADDGGRKAIR